In a genomic window of Paroedura picta isolate Pp20150507F chromosome 14, Ppicta_v3.0, whole genome shotgun sequence:
- the CEBPA gene encoding CCAAT/enhancer-binding protein alpha gives MELGNFYEADSRPPMSSALQPRPQPLPASSAHLPGGHPLAGPGYGYLPAAELHDICEHENSIDLSAYIDPGAFNDEFLADLFQHSKQQQERAAKGGLECAMPGGGGALYGYADKLEGGAAYERLGAGHHPQQAPLPGLRPLLIKQEPHEDDEAAALAALYPPQAACSHLQYQAAHCAQTTVHLQPGGQPTPPPTPAPSPHGAHHHHHHQQQEQRLHAAAASSGKGKKCLDKNSSEYRVRRERNNIAVRKSRDKAKQRNAETQQKVLELSADNERLRKRVEQLMRELDTLRGIFRQLPESSLVKAMGTCA, from the coding sequence ATGGAGCTGGGCAATTTCTACGAGGCGGACTCGCGCCCTCCGATGAGCAGCGCCCTGCAGCCTCggccccagcccctgcccgcctccTCGGCGCACCTGCCCGGCGGCCACCCCCTGGCGGGCCCCGGCTACGGCTACCTGCCGGCGGCCGAGCTGCACGACATCTGCGAGCACGAGAACTCCATCGACCTGAGCGCCTACATCGACCCGGGCGCCTTCAACGACGAGTTCCTGGCCGACCTCTTCCAGCAcagcaagcagcagcaggagcgcgCCGCCAAGGGCGGCCTCGAGTGCGCCatgccgggcggcggcggcgcgctcTACGGCTACGCGGACAAGCTGGAGGGCGGCGCGGCCTACGAGCGCCTGGGCGCCGGCCACCACCCCCAGCAGGCGCCGCTGCCCGGCCTGCGCCCGCTGCTCATCAAGCAGGAGCCCCACGAGGACGACGAGGCGGCGGCGCTGGCCGCCCTCTACCCGCCGCAGGCCGCCTGCAGCCACCTCCAGTACCAGGCGGCGCACTGCGCCCAGACGACGGTGCATTTGCAGCCGGGCGGCCAGCCCACGCCGCCGCCCACGCCGGCCCCCAGCCCGCACggcgcccaccaccaccaccaccaccagcagcaggagcagcgccTCCACGCCGCCGCGGCGTCGTCGGGCAAAGGCAAGAAGTGCCTGGACAAGAACAGCAGCGAGTACCGCGTGCGCCGCGAGCGCAACAACATCGCCGTGCGCAAGAGCCGCGACAAGGCCAAGCAGCGCAACGCCGAGACGCAGCAGAAGGTGCTGGAGCTGAGCGCCGACAACGAGCGGCTCCGCAAGCGGGTCGAGCAGCTCATGCGCGAGCTCGACACCCTCCGCGGCATCTTCCGGCAGCTGCCCGAGAGCTCGCTCGTCAAGGCCATGGGCACCTGCGCCTGA